The DNA segment TTGATCCAACTCTTCTATTAAGCCATTTTGCTGCTTCATATCCAGCAGTTCCAGGAGTTGAACCATAAAATTCTCCTAAAAATGCAGGTCTACTTCTTAAATCAATAATCTCTTTTTTGTAACTCATTTTTATCCCTTAAATATAATACATTGTTCCCATAACTCTAGAAAGAATATTTGCTTCAAGTTGTGCAAATTCTGCACTTCCTCTTTCTCTTTGTCTAGAAAGATTAATCTCTAAATCTAAAGTGATTTTTCCTTCTTCAATTAATACCACTCTATCTCCTAAAATTACTGCTTCTGAAACATCATGAGTCACAAGCAAAACAGTAAACTTATGTTCTTGCCAAATTCTTTCTATTAAAGTTTGCATCTCTATTCTAGTTAATGCATCCAAAGCTCCCAAAGGCTCATCTAATAAAAGTAATCTTGGCTTATGAACTAATGCACGAGCAAGTGCTACTCTTTGTTTTTGTCCACCAGAAAGATTTGCGGGCCACTCATTTGCTTTATTTTCTAAACCTACTTCTTTTAATGCATCAATTGCTAAATCATAAGACTCTTTTGGTAAACCTAATGCAACATTTTCTATAACTGTACGCCATGGTAATAATCTAGAATCTTGAAACATAATTCTAATATCTGGGTGAACACCATTTATTTTTACTCCATCTAAAGTAATCTCACCTTGACTTACTTTTTCTAATCCTGCAAGTAATCTTAAAAATGTACTTTTTCCGCAACCACTACGTCCAACAACGCAGACAAATTCTCCTGAATTAATAGTTAAATTTAACTCTTTTAAAACTTGTGTATTTTCAAATTTTTTAATAACATTTTTGCTTTCAATAAAAATTCCATTAGAGTTATTAGCAAATAAATTCTTACTCATTTTTGATATCCTTTATGCCATTTTAAAGTATATCTTTCTAAAAATCCTGCTAAAACATCTGAACTTTTTCCTAAAAATGCGTAAAGTAAAATACCTAAAACCATAATATCTGTTTGTAAAAACTCTCTTGCATTCATTGTCATATAACCAATTCCCACATTTGCGGCAATTGTTTCAGCAACAACTAAAAATAACCACATATATCCCAAAGACATTCTAAGTCCTACTAATATTGAAGGCATAGCTCCTGGTAAAATAACTTCCTTAAATAATCCAAATCTACTAAGCCCATAAACTTTCCCCATCTCAATTAAGTCTTTATCAACAGATCTTAATCCATGAAAAGTATTTAAATATATTGGAAAAAATACAGCCATAGACAATATAAATATTTTACTAACTTCTCCGATTCCAAACCACAAAACAACTAAAGGAACAAGAGCTAATAATGGAATGTTTCTAATCATTTGAATAGT comes from the Aliarcobacter cibarius genome and includes:
- a CDS encoding ATP-binding cassette domain-containing protein — protein: MSKNLFANNSNGIFIESKNVIKKFENTQVLKELNLTINSGEFVCVVGRSGCGKSTFLRLLAGLEKVSQGEITLDGVKINGVHPDIRIMFQDSRLLPWRTVIENVALGLPKESYDLAIDALKEVGLENKANEWPANLSGGQKQRVALARALVHKPRLLLLDEPLGALDALTRIEMQTLIERIWQEHKFTVLLVTHDVSEAVILGDRVVLIEEGKITLDLEINLSRQRERGSAEFAQLEANILSRVMGTMYYI
- a CDS encoding ABC transporter permease subunit; translated protein: MIKNFYKAKNFSKEVAITWLIPVLIILLWQLAVQSGWLSTRIMPAPLDVVNAGIDLAKSGELTHHFLASLERAVLGLLIGGSIGFFLGFITGLSKVAQSLLDSTIQMIRNIPLLALVPLVVLWFGIGEVSKIFILSMAVFFPIYLNTFHGLRSVDKDLIEMGKVYGLSRFGLFKEVILPGAMPSILVGLRMSLGYMWLFLVVAETIAANVGIGYMTMNAREFLQTDIMVLGILLYAFLGKSSDVLAGFLERYTLKWHKGYQK